The proteins below come from a single Dinghuibacter silviterrae genomic window:
- a CDS encoding ferredoxin--NADP reductase — translation MEPWRKGTVIRITQETPNTRRFWIQIPELDRFDFKPGQFVTLDLPIHEQKNKRWRSYSIASWPDGTNVFELVIVLLEGGLGTTYLFNHVTEGSELIVRGPQGVFTLPEPLEKDLFLVCTGTGIAPFRSMVNYLRLHDLPHRDIHLVFGTRTFEDLLYYEEMRALSAVMEGFYYYPTLSREQREGHHHGYVHQVYESICMERKDAFFFLCGWKQMIDEAKNRITALGIDRKSIHQELYG, via the coding sequence ATGGAGCCTTGGCGGAAGGGTACGGTTATCCGTATCACGCAGGAAACCCCCAATACCAGGCGCTTCTGGATACAGATTCCGGAGCTGGACCGTTTTGATTTCAAACCGGGGCAATTTGTAACCCTGGATCTGCCGATTCATGAACAGAAAAACAAGCGCTGGCGCAGCTACAGCATTGCCTCCTGGCCGGACGGCACCAACGTGTTTGAGTTGGTGATCGTGTTGCTGGAAGGCGGGCTGGGGACGACCTACCTGTTCAACCACGTCACGGAAGGCTCGGAGCTCATTGTAAGGGGGCCTCAAGGCGTATTTACCTTGCCCGAACCCCTTGAAAAAGACCTTTTCCTGGTCTGTACCGGCACCGGGATCGCACCCTTCCGGAGCATGGTGAACTACCTACGGCTCCACGACCTGCCCCACCGGGACATCCACCTGGTCTTTGGTACACGGACCTTTGAAGACCTGTTGTACTACGAGGAAATGCGGGCGCTGTCGGCCGTCATGGAAGGCTTTTATTACTATCCCACCCTGTCCAGGGAGCAACGCGAAGGACACCATCACGGATACGTCCACCAGGTCTATGAATCCATCTGTATGGAGCGAAAGGACGCCTTTTTCTTTCTGTGCGGATGGAAGCAGATGATCGACGAAGCCAAAAACCGGATAACGGCCCTGGGTATCGACCGCAAGAGTATCCACCAGGAGCTCTACGGTTAA
- a CDS encoding glycine--tRNA ligase, translated as MSVSNEPNKFQAVISHAKEYGFIFQSSEIYDGLSAVYDYGPWGSELKKNIREYWWNSMTRMHDNIVGIDAAIFMHPTTWKASGHVDNFSDPMIDNKDSKKRYRVDHLIEGHADALRGEGDAAGADALLATMDQLLAAEDYAGLKQLIQDAKIVDAVSGTANWTDVRQFNLMFSTQLGSVAEDASEIYLRPETAQGIFVNFLNVQKTARMKVPFGIAQVGKAFRNEIVARQFTFRMREFEQMEMQFFVRPGSEMEWYNYWKQERMNWHLALGFSPDRYRFHDHVKLAHYANAAVDIEFDFPFGFKEVEGIHSRTDYDLSQHQKYSGKKLQYFDTEINQNYVPYVIETSIGLDRTVLYVLCESYAEEDIPKEDGSKDSRVVLRIPPRIAPIKLAVLPLTKKDGLPEIARDLMKECREDFYCFYEEKDNIGKRYRRMDAIGTPFCATIDHQTKEDQAVTIRERDSMTQQRVPLSEVREWVKLRTR; from the coding sequence ATGTCAGTGTCCAACGAACCGAACAAGTTTCAGGCGGTCATTTCCCACGCCAAAGAATACGGATTTATCTTCCAAAGCAGCGAAATATACGACGGGCTCAGTGCAGTCTATGACTATGGTCCCTGGGGCAGCGAGCTCAAAAAGAACATCCGGGAATACTGGTGGAACAGCATGACCCGCATGCACGACAATATCGTCGGCATAGACGCGGCCATTTTTATGCACCCCACTACCTGGAAGGCGTCCGGTCACGTGGACAATTTCAGTGACCCGATGATCGACAACAAGGACTCCAAAAAGCGCTACCGGGTCGACCACCTGATCGAAGGACACGCCGATGCACTCCGGGGCGAAGGAGACGCGGCCGGTGCGGATGCGCTGCTGGCGACCATGGACCAGCTCCTGGCTGCCGAGGACTACGCGGGGCTTAAACAACTCATCCAGGACGCCAAGATCGTCGATGCCGTGAGCGGAACGGCCAACTGGACCGACGTACGCCAGTTCAACCTGATGTTTTCCACCCAACTGGGGAGCGTAGCCGAAGACGCGAGCGAGATTTACCTCCGGCCCGAAACCGCCCAGGGGATCTTTGTCAATTTTCTGAACGTCCAGAAAACCGCGCGTATGAAGGTGCCTTTTGGCATCGCCCAGGTCGGGAAGGCCTTCCGGAACGAAATCGTCGCCCGTCAGTTCACCTTCCGGATGCGCGAGTTTGAGCAGATGGAGATGCAGTTCTTCGTCCGCCCGGGTTCGGAGATGGAATGGTACAACTACTGGAAACAGGAGCGGATGAACTGGCACCTGGCGCTGGGTTTCTCGCCGGACCGGTACCGCTTCCACGACCACGTAAAGCTCGCCCACTACGCCAACGCGGCGGTGGACATCGAGTTCGACTTCCCCTTCGGGTTCAAGGAAGTGGAGGGGATTCACTCCCGGACCGACTATGACCTTTCCCAGCACCAGAAATACAGTGGCAAAAAGCTCCAGTACTTTGACACCGAAATTAACCAGAACTACGTGCCGTATGTGATCGAGACCTCCATCGGGCTCGACCGGACGGTCCTGTATGTGCTTTGTGAATCGTATGCGGAAGAGGATATCCCGAAGGAAGACGGCTCCAAGGACAGCCGGGTCGTCCTGAGAATTCCCCCGCGGATTGCCCCGATCAAGCTGGCGGTCCTCCCGCTGACTAAGAAAGACGGCCTGCCGGAGATCGCCCGGGACCTGATGAAGGAGTGCCGGGAGGATTTTTATTGTTTCTACGAGGAAAAAGACAACATCGGAAAACGCTACCGCCGGATGGACGCGATCGGGACGCCTTTTTGCGCCACAATTGATCATCAAACTAAAGAGGATCAGGCAGTTACGATCAGAGAACGGGATTCGATGACCCAGCAGCGGGTCCCCCTTTCGGAAGTCCGGGAGTGGGTAAAATTACGTACGCGCTAA
- a CDS encoding YihY/virulence factor BrkB family protein produces MRKVRDIWGIVKKAGADLAGDRVFRMSAALAYYTVFSMAPMLIVITTLCDVFYGQQVIEGRIYGQIKDIVGQNAALEIQDIIRRAILYLHHSWLARITGFAALLFGATSVFTEIQDSLNFIWRVKVKKTSGWLKVLINRLLSFSMVLSLGFILLVSLVLDAVMDGLSAQLDRVFPALAVVLAHSLNIFLSFVATFLLFGTIFKVLPDVRIRWRDVTVGAFTTAVLFMSGRLAIGFYLHLSHIDTSYGAAGSIVAVLLWVYYSALILYFGAEFTREYAQYRGRRIQPNNYAVRAGHPETP; encoded by the coding sequence ATGAGAAAGGTCAGGGATATATGGGGCATTGTCAAAAAGGCGGGGGCGGACCTGGCGGGTGACCGGGTCTTCCGGATGAGCGCCGCCCTGGCGTATTACACCGTTTTTTCCATGGCGCCGATGCTCATCGTGATCACCACCCTTTGCGACGTATTTTACGGACAGCAGGTGATCGAGGGCCGGATCTATGGCCAGATCAAGGACATCGTCGGTCAGAACGCCGCCCTGGAGATCCAGGACATCATCCGCCGGGCGATCCTGTACCTGCATCACAGCTGGCTGGCGCGGATCACGGGATTTGCCGCGTTGTTGTTTGGGGCAACGAGTGTCTTTACCGAAATCCAGGATTCCCTGAATTTTATCTGGAGGGTAAAGGTCAAGAAAACGAGCGGCTGGCTAAAGGTGCTGATCAACCGCCTGTTGTCGTTCTCCATGGTCCTTAGCCTGGGTTTTATCCTGTTGGTATCGCTCGTTCTGGACGCCGTCATGGACGGGCTCAGCGCCCAACTGGACCGGGTGTTCCCGGCGCTGGCCGTGGTACTGGCGCACTCGCTCAACATATTCCTGTCGTTCGTCGCCACCTTTTTGCTTTTTGGAACGATCTTCAAAGTCCTGCCGGATGTCAGGATCCGGTGGCGGGATGTGACGGTCGGGGCTTTTACGACCGCGGTTCTTTTCATGTCGGGCCGCCTGGCCATCGGTTTTTACCTGCACCTGAGCCATATAGACACCAGCTATGGGGCGGCGGGCTCCATTGTGGCGGTACTCCTCTGGGTCTATTATTCGGCGCTGATCCTCTACTTTGGCGCGGAATTTACGAGAGAGTACGCCCAGTACCGCGGAAGGAGGATACAGCCCAATAACTATGCGGTCCGGGCGGGGCACCCGGAGACGCCCTAA
- a CDS encoding nucleotide pyrophosphohydrolase, giving the protein MTIGDAQARVDAWIRTVGVRYFGELTNLGILMEEVGELSRIMVRRYGDQSSKESDLGRDLGDEMADVLWVLLALANQTGVNLEEALEKNFGKKNARDAERHRDNPKLSG; this is encoded by the coding sequence ATGACCATCGGCGACGCGCAAGCCAGGGTAGACGCCTGGATCAGGACCGTGGGGGTCCGGTATTTCGGGGAGCTCACGAATCTTGGCATTTTAATGGAAGAAGTAGGAGAGCTGTCCCGGATCATGGTCCGGCGTTACGGGGACCAGTCCTCCAAGGAAAGCGACCTGGGCCGGGACCTGGGAGACGAAATGGCGGACGTTCTTTGGGTATTGCTCGCGCTGGCCAACCAGACGGGGGTAAACCTGGAGGAGGCCCTGGAAAAGAATTTCGGGAAAAAGAATGCACGGGATGCCGAACGGCACCGGGACAATCCAAAGCTCTCCGGATGA
- the dtd gene encoding D-aminoacyl-tRNA deacylase has product MRAIIQRVSEASVRVDGEVVGAIGDGLLVLLGIEDADAAEDVRWLSTKMINLRIFNDDEGVMNVSVKDKQGDILLVSQFTLHASTKKGNRPSYIRASKPPHAIPLYEMMAEQLGLDLGKPVQTGRFGADMKVALLNDGPVTIFIDTQNKE; this is encoded by the coding sequence ATGCGGGCGATCATTCAAAGGGTTTCGGAAGCTTCGGTTAGGGTGGACGGTGAGGTGGTGGGCGCCATCGGAGACGGGCTCCTGGTCCTGCTGGGTATAGAAGACGCGGATGCAGCGGAGGATGTCCGGTGGCTGAGCACCAAGATGATAAATCTCAGGATATTTAACGACGACGAGGGCGTGATGAATGTATCGGTAAAGGACAAACAAGGGGACATCCTTCTCGTTAGCCAGTTTACCCTGCACGCGTCCACCAAAAAAGGGAACCGCCCCTCGTACATCCGCGCCAGCAAACCACCCCATGCGATTCCCCTTTATGAAATGATGGCGGAACAACTGGGGCTTGACCTGGGCAAACCGGTACAGACCGGGCGGTTTGGGGCAGATATGAAGGTTGCCCTGCTCAATGACGGACCGGTCACCATTTTTATCGATACCCAAAACAAGGAATAA
- a CDS encoding MbnP family protein codes for MLRLWTTGFLMIVCWSLWSCKKELSAEGSPTTVTLQFTNKVGLAPLTLGTVYTNATTGEQFDVTTLKYYISNVQLISKNGTFTNAPSVYHLVDASDTTTASLSFTASPDSLIALSFLVGVDSTHCANGPRTGDLDPAKGMFWNAAQGYIMAELEGISPASTQPGYAYTYQIGGYTGPNNVLRKVTLALPGLPVTARSLFADTILISIDADVDAWFSGPHYLPISSNATCTTPGALASEYADNYARMFVARNVQVK; via the coding sequence ATGCTGCGGCTATGGACCACGGGCTTTCTGATGATCGTTTGCTGGAGCTTATGGTCCTGTAAAAAGGAACTAAGCGCGGAAGGCAGTCCTACGACCGTCACGCTGCAATTCACCAACAAGGTCGGCCTGGCCCCCCTCACACTGGGTACGGTCTATACCAATGCCACGACGGGCGAACAATTCGACGTCACCACGCTGAAATATTACATTTCCAACGTTCAGTTGATCTCCAAAAACGGCACTTTTACGAACGCCCCTTCGGTCTATCACCTGGTAGATGCCTCCGATACGACCACCGCGTCCCTTTCCTTCACTGCCAGCCCCGATTCCCTGATCGCCCTTTCCTTTCTCGTTGGGGTGGACAGTACCCACTGCGCAAACGGTCCCCGCACCGGGGACCTGGACCCCGCCAAAGGGATGTTCTGGAACGCCGCGCAAGGGTACATCATGGCCGAGCTCGAAGGCATTTCCCCGGCATCCACGCAGCCGGGGTATGCTTATACCTACCAGATCGGCGGCTATACCGGTCCCAATAACGTCCTGCGCAAGGTCACCCTCGCCCTCCCGGGTCTCCCCGTCACCGCCCGTTCTCTTTTTGCCGACACCATCCTGATTTCCATCGACGCCGATGTGGACGCCTGGTTCAGCGGCCCCCACTACCTGCCCATTTCCTCGAACGCTACCTGTACCACCCCCGGCGCCCTGGCCAGCGAATACGCCGACAACTACGCCCGGATGTTCGTTGCCCGGAATGTACAGGTCAAATAG
- a CDS encoding oligosaccharide flippase family protein — protein sequence MSSIKGLAGQTIWYGVSSIVARMLSYLLTPYLLLVLTGPEYGQQAIIYAAIPFLNVIFTYGLETTFFRYAQKHPHPQELYNTLLMSIIASSLCVGGLMYMLARPLAHFLLVDSHPEWIRLTVLIVATDALSTLPFAKLRLDGRPRKYAFVRVAGIFCYMGLLYFFYSICPSLEAKGGVSPLLVLYAPSIGLGYVFIANLVQNCLQLGLLLPELASFRPQFNGTLWREMMIYSLPITIYNFGGMINETFDRIMLGWWVHAPTREAADLQVGIYSANYKLSLLISLFIQAFRLGAEPFFFKQAKGENPQRVYARVMKFFVLTITLMFLFVALYLDVWKYFITRHSMWVGLKVVPILLFANMFLGIYYNLSIWYKLSDKTSAGAYITVIGAAITLVINYAFIPYFGYMACAWATCICYGTMMVLSYVWGQKVYPVPYAWKKLAAYMAIVLVLYFIHGALVHLYPARWFNLFSATALFLAYLAFITRVEKKEFSRLPYVSRLPILNKLVA from the coding sequence GTGAGCTCGATCAAGGGATTAGCGGGGCAAACGATATGGTATGGCGTTAGTTCGATTGTAGCCAGGATGTTGAGCTACCTGCTGACGCCCTATCTCCTGCTCGTCCTTACCGGTCCGGAATACGGACAACAAGCCATCATCTACGCCGCCATCCCGTTTCTCAACGTCATTTTCACTTACGGGCTGGAAACGACCTTTTTCCGGTACGCCCAGAAACACCCCCATCCCCAGGAGCTCTACAACACCCTGCTCATGTCCATCATCGCCTCTTCGCTTTGCGTCGGCGGCCTGATGTACATGCTTGCCCGGCCCCTCGCACACTTCCTGCTGGTCGACAGTCACCCCGAATGGATCCGGCTGACCGTCCTGATCGTCGCCACCGATGCCCTGAGCACCCTGCCATTTGCCAAGCTCCGCCTCGACGGACGCCCCCGGAAATACGCCTTTGTCCGTGTCGCGGGCATCTTTTGCTACATGGGGCTTTTGTACTTTTTCTACTCCATCTGCCCGTCCCTGGAGGCAAAGGGCGGCGTGTCCCCTCTCCTCGTCCTCTACGCCCCCTCTATCGGGCTGGGGTATGTCTTTATCGCGAACCTTGTCCAGAACTGCCTCCAGCTCGGGCTGCTGCTCCCGGAGCTGGCCAGCTTCCGGCCCCAGTTCAATGGCACCCTCTGGAGGGAAATGATGATCTACTCCCTGCCGATCACCATCTACAATTTCGGTGGGATGATCAACGAAACCTTTGACCGGATCATGCTGGGATGGTGGGTGCACGCGCCCACCCGGGAAGCCGCCGACCTCCAGGTAGGTATTTACAGTGCCAATTACAAGCTATCCCTGCTCATATCGCTCTTTATCCAGGCCTTCCGGCTGGGCGCCGAGCCCTTCTTTTTCAAACAGGCCAAAGGGGAAAACCCGCAGCGGGTATACGCCCGGGTAATGAAGTTCTTTGTCCTGACCATCACCCTGATGTTCCTTTTTGTCGCCCTCTACCTCGACGTCTGGAAATATTTCATCACGCGGCACTCCATGTGGGTCGGCCTTAAAGTCGTACCCATCCTGCTTTTCGCCAATATGTTCCTGGGGATCTATTACAATTTATCCATCTGGTACAAACTCTCCGATAAAACCTCCGCCGGCGCCTACATCACCGTCATAGGCGCCGCCATCACCCTGGTCATCAACTATGCCTTTATCCCCTATTTCGGTTACATGGCCTGCGCCTGGGCCACCTGCATTTGTTACGGCACCATGATGGTCCTGTCCTATGTCTGGGGTCAAAAAGTCTACCCCGTCCCCTACGCCTGGAAAAAGCTCGCCGCCTACATGGCCATCGTCCTGGTCCTCTATTTCATCCACGGTGCCCTTGTCCACCTCTACCCCGCCCGCTGGTTCAACCTCTTTTCCGCGACCGCCCTTTTCCTGGCCTACCTGGCCTTCATCACCCGCGTAGAAAAAAAGGAATTCTCCCGTCTCCCCTACGTCTCCCGGTTACCCATCCTTAACAAACTGGTCGCCTAA
- a CDS encoding MBL fold metallo-hydrolase, whose protein sequence is MFTVRVFTFSPLQENTYVLISGREGIVIDPGCYGEEEQEALADFFTQNGVQPKILLQTHCHLDHVFGTRWLAGAYGLTPLMHPLEEKMLQLAPSSGLMWGLPFDNYQGPLAFLEGGAPVSLGDNHLSALFVPGHSPGHLCFYCQAQGFVIGGDALFRESIGRTDLPFGDHATLLQAIRSQLFTLPDSTVVYPGHGPATTIGYEKRHNPFLRLP, encoded by the coding sequence ATGTTCACGGTCCGGGTTTTTACATTTAGCCCCCTACAGGAAAATACCTACGTCTTGATCAGCGGCCGGGAGGGGATCGTCATCGATCCGGGTTGCTATGGGGAGGAAGAGCAGGAGGCATTGGCGGATTTTTTTACTCAAAACGGCGTCCAACCTAAAATATTGTTGCAAACCCACTGCCATTTGGACCATGTTTTCGGCACCCGGTGGCTGGCCGGCGCCTATGGCCTGACCCCCCTGATGCACCCCCTGGAAGAAAAGATGCTCCAGCTGGCGCCGTCTTCCGGCCTGATGTGGGGGTTGCCGTTCGATAACTACCAGGGGCCCCTGGCCTTCCTGGAGGGTGGGGCTCCCGTATCGCTCGGGGACAATCACCTTTCGGCACTGTTCGTACCGGGTCATTCCCCCGGACACCTCTGCTTCTACTGCCAGGCCCAGGGCTTCGTCATCGGTGGGGACGCCCTCTTCCGGGAGAGCATCGGGCGGACCGACCTCCCTTTCGGCGACCACGCCACCCTTCTCCAGGCAATCCGCTCGCAGCTTTTCACCCTGCCCGATTCCACTGTCGTGTATCCTGGACATGGGCCGGCTACAACCATCGGTTATGAAAAACGGCATAACCCGTTTCTTCGCTTGCCCTAG
- a CDS encoding DUF1361 domain-containing protein, with amino-acid sequence MTRTRWWALSLAIPMILVALRMGWTHSLTYAFYYWNLFLATIPLMAVRRLDPEASLWSYRNLVGLGMWFFFLPNAPYLITDMVHFQEGPKAPVYLDEAIVYACAFNGVLLGYASVRRVEDWMLKRYRERPVRFAILVVFLACGFGIYLGRYLRLNSWYIVTQPLRVGRVVGVRVLCPLEYKQTWAVTLLFGALLWLGYLAFRSQVPRRNTA; translated from the coding sequence ATGACACGTACAAGATGGTGGGCGCTGTCGCTCGCTATTCCTATGATATTGGTCGCCCTCAGGATGGGGTGGACGCATTCGCTGACCTATGCATTTTACTATTGGAACCTTTTCCTGGCCACCATACCGCTGATGGCGGTGCGCCGGCTGGATCCGGAGGCTTCGCTTTGGTCATACAGGAACCTGGTGGGTCTGGGCATGTGGTTTTTTTTCCTGCCCAACGCACCTTACCTGATCACGGATATGGTGCATTTTCAGGAGGGGCCTAAAGCGCCGGTATACCTGGACGAGGCAATCGTCTACGCATGCGCGTTTAACGGCGTGTTGCTGGGGTACGCCTCGGTGAGGCGTGTCGAGGACTGGATGCTGAAAAGGTACCGGGAACGCCCGGTCCGGTTTGCCATCCTGGTCGTATTTCTGGCTTGTGGTTTTGGGATATACCTGGGCCGGTACCTGCGGTTGAACAGCTGGTATATCGTCACACAGCCTTTGCGTGTGGGCAGGGTCGTCGGCGTCCGGGTGCTTTGCCCCCTGGAATACAAACAAACCTGGGCTGTAACCCTGTTGTTTGGCGCGCTTCTCTGGCTGGGATACCTCGCCTTTAGAAGTCAAGTCCCAAGGAGAAATACAGCTTAG
- a CDS encoding diacylglycerol kinase family protein, with translation MNRFLKSFLYAFRGILCALSSENNCRVQLAVAVVAVGMSWWLRLGPLEWALVVLCIALVIGMEMVNSAIEKACDRITREKDDYVRYVKDMAAGAVLWVSIGTAVVGAIIFIPKIVKLINL, from the coding sequence ATGAACCGTTTTTTAAAATCTTTCCTATACGCGTTCCGGGGCATCCTGTGCGCTTTGTCCAGTGAGAACAACTGCCGCGTGCAACTGGCGGTGGCGGTGGTGGCCGTGGGGATGTCGTGGTGGCTAAGGCTCGGGCCGCTGGAGTGGGCCCTGGTGGTTCTTTGCATCGCGCTGGTGATCGGCATGGAGATGGTGAACAGCGCCATTGAAAAGGCGTGTGACCGGATCACGAGGGAAAAGGATGACTATGTGCGGTACGTCAAGGACATGGCGGCCGGTGCCGTCTTGTGGGTGTCCATCGGGACGGCCGTGGTGGGCGCCATTATTTTTATACCGAAAATCGTAAAACTGATCAACCTATGA
- a CDS encoding Coq4 family protein, giving the protein MKKFIRWARTRFSRARTWLLVFLTHECALPVLKVFRRPAPFPYTLEALEALPKDTLGHALVQFIREKDLSLLVHYARHDLKHILLDYDTTDKGEVCLQSFMLGNGRVSFPVVATVVYGVCTMPEYWKAMRDAWRRGRRCRPIHGWDWFSLLEERVEVLQKKIYYTL; this is encoded by the coding sequence ATGAAAAAATTCATCCGTTGGGCGCGAACGCGCTTTAGCCGCGCCCGGACCTGGTTGCTGGTGTTCCTCACGCACGAATGCGCCCTCCCGGTGCTCAAGGTATTCCGGCGGCCGGCCCCGTTTCCGTATACACTGGAGGCGCTGGAAGCTTTGCCGAAAGACACCCTGGGACATGCGCTGGTGCAGTTTATCCGTGAAAAGGACCTGAGCCTGCTGGTGCACTATGCGCGGCACGACCTGAAGCACATCCTGTTGGACTATGACACCACGGACAAGGGAGAGGTCTGTCTGCAAAGCTTTATGCTGGGAAACGGGCGGGTGTCCTTTCCTGTCGTGGCGACCGTGGTGTATGGGGTGTGTACGATGCCGGAGTATTGGAAGGCAATGCGGGACGCCTGGAGGCGGGGGCGCCGGTGCCGGCCCATTCATGGGTGGGACTGGTTTTCACTCCTGGAGGAGCGGGTTGAGGTGTTGCAAAAAAAAATCTATTATACGCTATGA
- a CDS encoding winged helix-turn-helix domain-containing protein, whose product MKNPIANLNKVFDSRIRLGIMSALMVNESVHFNELKELIEVTDGNLASHLKTLEESGYIKVQKGFVGRKTQTTYSVTKAGEKAFRQHLEALEQMIRSME is encoded by the coding sequence ATGAAAAACCCGATCGCTAACCTCAACAAGGTCTTCGACAGCAGGATCCGGCTGGGGATCATGAGCGCGCTCATGGTGAACGAGTCGGTGCACTTCAACGAGCTCAAGGAGCTGATCGAGGTCACGGATGGCAACCTGGCTTCGCATCTTAAAACGTTGGAGGAGAGCGGGTATATAAAGGTGCAAAAGGGTTTTGTGGGAAGGAAAACCCAAACGACCTACTCGGTCACCAAGGCGGGGGAGAAGGCCTTCCGGCAGCATTTGGAGGCGTTGGAGCAGATGATCAGGTCGATGGAATAA
- a CDS encoding T9SS type B sorting domain-containing protein: MITPNNLGDDYDWQLFDITGKDPNLIYSDASLFVACDWSGTVGLTGAATQGTSIIECPSDTGVGPGSPNYQDPFSSMPSILKGHTYLLLISHFTNTQSGYTLSFGGNPNLGGGRGVSSYGSDVGTAVITDTTTPALTQAIVADCGSTTIKIGLSKEMQCSSLDANGSDFTLIPLAGQTPPSVIGATGDNCNSGFDMDSVTVTFSGPISPGNYLIAIKNGNDGNTLLDDCSTPIRVGDSATITIPTPPPPAPFDSIAPVGCAPSVLTVVFDKNIQCSSVDADGSEFRLTGPSGVIVIGSGCGTLPPGSNTSPTNIVKVQLSGPIVKGGTYQLQLVTGNDGNTLIDACSQQLTAGQTVSFQAGDTISAQIGYQVHLGCKSDTIDYSDPGEGGITLWNWTFDTTQQASGEQQQVVYTIFGQKTAKLVVSNGFCTDSSTVTVDLDNTLKAVFEATNLLCPNDKAYFSDSSIGSIIAYHWDFGDGTTSTLQYPPPKQYPDLPEDKNYLVQLIVSSSPSCSDTATQVIRAVANCFIAVPSAFTPNGDGINDYLYPLNAYKAVNLDFKVFNRWGQLVFETTNWTIRWDGTVNGQIQPVGTYVWTLRYTNSETGQKVVQQGTSVLIR; this comes from the coding sequence GTGATAACGCCAAACAATTTGGGAGACGACTATGATTGGCAGCTTTTCGATATAACCGGAAAAGATCCGAACCTTATTTACTCGGACGCGTCTCTATTTGTCGCCTGCGACTGGTCAGGAACAGTTGGGTTGACAGGCGCCGCCACACAGGGCACGTCCATTATAGAATGCCCCTCCGATACAGGTGTAGGCCCCGGTAGTCCCAACTACCAGGACCCCTTCAGCTCGATGCCCTCGATCCTAAAGGGCCACACCTACCTTCTTCTCATCAGCCATTTCACAAATACCCAAAGCGGTTATACCCTGTCCTTCGGCGGCAACCCCAACCTTGGCGGAGGCAGAGGCGTCAGCAGCTATGGCAGTGACGTAGGCACCGCCGTCATCACAGACACCACGACCCCGGCACTCACGCAAGCCATCGTGGCCGACTGCGGCTCCACGACCATAAAGATTGGCCTCAGCAAGGAAATGCAATGCTCCTCCCTGGACGCGAACGGCAGCGACTTCACGCTGATCCCGCTGGCAGGACAAACACCCCCCTCGGTGATCGGCGCCACCGGCGACAATTGCAACTCCGGTTTTGACATGGACTCGGTGACCGTTACCTTTTCCGGCCCCATTTCCCCCGGGAATTACCTCATCGCCATAAAGAACGGGAACGACGGCAACACCCTCCTCGACGACTGCAGTACCCCCATCCGCGTCGGGGACTCCGCCACCATCACCATACCAACACCCCCGCCCCCTGCCCCCTTCGATAGCATCGCCCCCGTGGGTTGCGCACCCTCGGTGCTGACGGTTGTTTTTGACAAAAATATCCAGTGTTCCAGCGTGGACGCAGACGGGAGCGAGTTCCGTCTGACCGGGCCCTCCGGCGTGATCGTCATCGGTTCGGGTTGCGGGACCCTGCCCCCGGGTTCCAATACCAGCCCGACCAACATCGTCAAAGTCCAGTTGTCCGGTCCCATCGTCAAGGGGGGTACTTATCAATTGCAACTGGTCACCGGAAACGATGGAAACACCCTGATCGACGCCTGTTCCCAACAGCTCACCGCCGGTCAGACCGTTTCTTTCCAGGCGGGGGACACGATTTCCGCCCAAATCGGCTACCAGGTCCACCTCGGCTGCAAATCGGATACCATCGACTACAGCGACCCCGGGGAGGGTGGCATCACCCTTTGGAACTGGACCTTCGACACGACCCAACAGGCTAGCGGGGAACAACAGCAGGTGGTCTACACAATTTTTGGGCAAAAAACCGCAAAACTCGTGGTGTCCAACGGCTTCTGCACGGATTCCTCGACCGTGACCGTGGACCTGGACAATACCCTGAAGGCCGTTTTTGAAGCCACCAACCTCCTTTGTCCCAACGACAAGGCCTATTTCTCCGACAGCAGCATCGGTTCGATCATTGCCTACCACTGGGACTTTGGAGACGGGACCACCAGCACCCTCCAGTACCCCCCGCCCAAACAATACCCGGACCTGCCCGAAGACAAGAACTATCTTGTACAACTCATCGTGTCGAGCAGTCCTTCCTGTTCGGATACCGCCACCCAGGTGATCCGGGCCGTCGCCAACTGCTTTATTGCGGTACCGTCGGCCTTTACACCCAACGGCGACGGCATCAATGATTATCTCTATCCCCTCAATGCCTACAAGGCTGTCAACCTGGATTTCAAGGTCTTTAACCGGTGGGGGCAGTTGGTTTTTGAAACGACCAACTGGACCATTCGGTGGGACGGAACGGTCAACGGCCAAATCCAACCCGTAGGTACCTATGTATGGACCCTCCGGTACACCAACTCGGAAACCGGCCAAAAGGTCGTCCAGCAAGGAACCAGCGTCCTTATACGGTAA